The Persephonella atlantica genome includes a window with the following:
- a CDS encoding putative nucleotidyltransferase substrate binding domain-containing protein, protein MSLDIKKLLENTDPFSFLPEREIGYISEKVLIDYVPRDTTVIEEGERPEYAYLIIKGAFILKKDGNIVDFLEEGDFFGDTALIFNQSNDFTVKSVEDSIVLLFPAELFLQIVNSNPEIKEYFTKTTIKKLSEAYTERALDEISDVSILPVSEFPLKPPVFCIDTDTVPVVAKKMSEKNISYCLVGDENKLKGIITDKDLKEKVLAKNLNPKDVYVEQIKSYPVETISDDNFVFEAVLKMIQKNIKRLPVLREGKVIGVIEDRDIFIKQSKSIVHLASQIDKAREVEELREIYFGLEDTVSTMFKTGKDIEILQKYISEINDRFVKKAVKIALNNSEINSDFVFMVLGSEGRKEQTINTDIDNCIVYLNENEKDKFLKLGEKIINILLKIGFPECPGKVMASNPEWNMSYEEWKRTVSQWISHPDPVSIMNTSIFFDFRAVWGRAEISENLRRYIFNQVEENKNFLVVMAMKNLEIEPPIGFFRDFIVEKSGEHTDELDIKKGGIFPIVHGIRILSLENKVFDTNTIDRIRKLKNKIGQTLSEELIESFKFMQNLRLKFQLKKLSEGKSPDNYIKPKELTKLEKDLLKDAFKVVKRFQEMVGVHFRLRV, encoded by the coding sequence ATGTCGCTTGATATTAAAAAGCTGCTTGAAAATACGGATCCATTTTCCTTTCTGCCAGAAAGGGAGATTGGCTACATATCAGAAAAGGTTCTTATTGATTATGTTCCACGGGACACCACTGTTATAGAAGAAGGAGAGAGACCTGAATACGCTTATCTGATAATAAAAGGGGCTTTTATTTTAAAAAAAGACGGAAACATTGTTGATTTTTTAGAAGAAGGAGACTTTTTTGGCGATACTGCTTTAATTTTCAATCAGTCTAACGATTTTACTGTAAAATCAGTGGAAGACAGCATTGTTTTGCTTTTTCCTGCAGAGCTTTTTCTCCAGATAGTAAACTCCAATCCAGAGATAAAAGAGTATTTTACAAAAACAACAATAAAAAAACTGTCAGAGGCTTACACAGAAAGAGCATTAGATGAAATAAGTGATGTTTCTATTCTCCCTGTGTCTGAATTTCCTTTAAAACCACCTGTTTTCTGCATAGACACAGACACAGTGCCTGTGGTTGCAAAAAAGATGTCAGAGAAGAATATATCTTACTGCTTGGTTGGAGATGAAAACAAACTAAAAGGTATCATAACAGACAAAGACTTAAAAGAAAAAGTCCTTGCTAAAAATTTAAACCCTAAAGATGTTTATGTGGAGCAGATTAAATCATATCCTGTTGAGACCATATCAGATGATAACTTTGTTTTTGAAGCTGTTTTAAAGATGATTCAGAAAAATATAAAAAGGCTTCCTGTTTTAAGGGAAGGTAAAGTAATAGGTGTTATTGAAGATAGAGACATATTTATAAAGCAGTCAAAAAGTATTGTTCACCTTGCCTCACAGATAGACAAGGCAAGAGAGGTTGAGGAGCTGAGAGAGATTTATTTTGGTCTTGAAGATACAGTTTCAACAATGTTCAAAACAGGAAAGGATATAGAGATACTCCAGAAATATATATCAGAGATTAACGACAGGTTTGTGAAAAAGGCCGTCAAAATTGCCCTGAATAATTCTGAGATAAATAGTGATTTTGTGTTTATGGTTTTAGGCAGTGAAGGCAGAAAGGAGCAGACCATTAATACAGACATAGACAACTGTATAGTTTATCTAAATGAAAATGAGAAGGATAAATTTTTAAAGTTAGGAGAAAAGATTATAAATATTCTCCTTAAAATAGGGTTTCCTGAGTGCCCCGGTAAAGTGATGGCGTCAAATCCTGAGTGGAACATGTCTTACGAAGAGTGGAAAAGAACTGTAAGCCAGTGGATATCCCATCCAGACCCTGTCAGCATTATGAATACCAGTATATTTTTTGACTTTAGAGCTGTGTGGGGAAGGGCAGAAATCTCTGAAAACCTGAGAAGATACATATTTAATCAAGTGGAGGAAAACAAAAACTTTCTCGTCGTTATGGCTATGAAAAATCTTGAGATAGAACCTCCTATTGGATTTTTCAGGGATTTTATTGTTGAAAAATCAGGGGAACACACAGATGAGTTAGACATAAAGAAAGGAGGGATATTCCCTATAGTTCATGGAATCAGAATACTGTCTTTAGAAAACAAAGTTTTTGATACAAACACTATTGACAGGATAAGAAAGCTAAAAAATAAAATAGGACAGACCCTTTCAGAAGAGCTGATAGAAAGTTTTAAGTTTATGCAGAACTTGAGGCTGAAATTTCAGCTAAAAAAACTGTCTGAAGGTAAATCCCCAGACAACTACATAAAGCCAAAGGAGCTCACAAAACTGGAGAAAGACTTATTAAAAGATGCTTTCAAAGTGGTTAAAAGGTTTCAGGAGATGGTAGGTGTTCATTTTAGATTAAGAGTGTAA
- the actP gene encoding cation/acetate symporter ActP, with protein sequence MKTITYLWAGLLTISLPSLAGNEAIVGMNPVAVAFFLFFIAATLGITYWAAKRSRTATEFYAAGRSISGFQNGLALAGDYMSAASFLGIAGMVATKGYDGLIYSIGFLVGWPVIMFLIAEPLRNLGKYTFADVVAYRLQLKPIKILAALGSVAVVILYLIAQMVGSGKLIQLVFGIPYELAVVIIGALMITYVLFGGMLATTWVQIIKAVLLLGGATIMTIWTLAKFGFSPESLFQSVKETAGEKWLQPGGLVSNPIDAISLGLALMFGTAGLPHILMRFYTVPDAKEARKSVFFATGFIGYFYILTFVIGFGAVVLVGLEKITSIGKGGNMAAPLLAQALGGDAFLGFIAAVAFATILAVVAGLTLAGASALSHDLYVGVFRKGESSEEQEVKITRVAVLILGITAIVLGIAFKNQNIAFMVGLAFAIAASTNFPALLMSIVWKRFTTAGAVASMATGLFLSVVLIILSKTIWVDILGNPEPVFPYKNPAIVSMTLAFVVGIVVSLMTREPEAEEKFEEMKVRKYLGIGAE encoded by the coding sequence ATGAAAACAATAACATATCTATGGGCAGGGTTGCTAACTATCTCCTTACCTTCCCTCGCAGGAAATGAAGCCATTGTTGGAATGAACCCAGTGGCTGTTGCATTTTTCCTCTTTTTCATAGCAGCAACACTGGGAATAACATACTGGGCTGCAAAAAGGTCAAGAACAGCAACAGAATTTTATGCTGCAGGCAGAAGCATATCAGGTTTTCAAAACGGACTGGCACTTGCAGGAGACTATATGAGTGCTGCTTCGTTCCTTGGAATTGCAGGTATGGTTGCAACAAAGGGTTATGACGGTCTGATTTACTCTATTGGTTTCCTGGTTGGATGGCCTGTTATAATGTTTCTCATTGCAGAACCTCTCAGAAACTTGGGAAAATACACATTTGCAGATGTTGTTGCATATAGACTCCAGCTCAAACCTATTAAAATTCTTGCTGCTCTTGGTTCAGTGGCTGTTGTTATTCTCTATCTGATTGCACAGATGGTTGGTTCAGGAAAACTTATACAGCTTGTATTTGGTATTCCTTATGAACTGGCGGTTGTTATCATAGGAGCTTTAATGATTACATATGTTCTGTTTGGCGGAATGCTTGCAACAACATGGGTTCAGATAATAAAGGCTGTCCTTCTACTTGGTGGAGCAACTATTATGACCATATGGACACTGGCAAAGTTTGGATTTTCTCCAGAAAGTCTATTCCAGAGCGTTAAAGAAACTGCAGGTGAAAAGTGGCTTCAGCCGGGAGGACTTGTATCTAATCCGATAGATGCTATATCCCTCGGTCTTGCCCTGATGTTTGGAACAGCAGGTCTGCCACACATTCTGATGAGATTTTATACTGTTCCTGATGCTAAAGAAGCAAGAAAGTCTGTGTTCTTTGCAACAGGGTTTATAGGATACTTCTATATATTAACTTTTGTAATTGGTTTTGGAGCAGTTGTTTTAGTTGGTCTTGAAAAGATTACATCTATAGGAAAAGGTGGAAATATGGCAGCTCCACTGCTGGCTCAGGCTCTTGGTGGGGATGCATTCCTTGGATTTATTGCAGCTGTAGCCTTTGCTACTATTTTGGCTGTTGTTGCAGGATTAACCCTTGCAGGAGCCAGTGCCCTGTCTCACGACCTTTATGTTGGAGTGTTTAGAAAAGGTGAGTCTTCAGAGGAGCAGGAGGTTAAGATTACAAGGGTTGCAGTTCTGATACTTGGTATCACAGCTATAGTTTTAGGAATAGCATTTAAAAATCAGAACATTGCATTTATGGTAGGACTTGCTTTTGCCATAGCAGCATCAACAAACTTCCCGGCTCTTTTAATGTCTATAGTGTGGAAAAGATTTACAACAGCAGGAGCTGTAGCAAGTATGGCAACAGGACTGTTCCTGTCTGTAGTGCTCATTATCCTCAGTAAAACAATCTGGGTTGATATTCTTGGAAATCCTGAGCCTGTATTCCCATACAAAAATCCAGCTATTGTGTCTATGACGCTGGCATTTGTTGTTGGTATTGTTGTTTCTCTGATGACGAGAGAACCGGAGGCAGAAGAGAAGTTTGAAGAGATGAAAGTAAGAAAGTATCTTGGTATAGGAGCAGAATAA
- the acs gene encoding acetate--CoA ligase: MSEHKDEVLLKVNKVYNPPQRVLEKVHITAEEFDRMYEQSIKDPEGFWAKLAEEELHWFKKWDKVREWEFPEYKWFIGGKLNITYNCLDRHVKNGKRNKVAYIYTNEDNQEIKITYGELLELVNKIANGLKSLGVRKGDRVVIYMPLVIEQLATMLACARIGAVHSVVYAGFSANALRMRIEDAKARVVVTSTWTKRRGKKIDLKSVVDEAVDGLEFVENIIVLQREGDEFELEEREIDFYELIKDQSSECEPEVMDAEDPLFILYTSGSTGKPKGVLHTVGGYNLYTHVTTKYVFDIHEDDIYWCTADPGWITGHSYMVYGPLSVGVTSVIAEGAPDYPDPGRWWSIVEKYRVNIFYTAPTAIRLFMKYGEEWPNKYDLSSLRILGSVGEPINPEAWIWYYEVIGKKQCSIVDTWWQTETGGHMITTVPAYPQKPGKAGKPFWGVEADVVDREGYSEETNKVGYLIIKQPWPSALRTCWGEPERFEKYWTEIDHYYFAGDLATKDEDGYIMILGRADDVINVSGHRIGTAEVESALVSHPAVAEAAVIGKPHDVKGESIKAFIILKQGHEPNETLIKDLKMHVRHELGSLAVPDEIEFVEKLPKTRSGKIMRRVLKARELGLPLGDISTLED; the protein is encoded by the coding sequence GTTTACAACCCACCACAGAGAGTACTGGAGAAAGTTCACATCACTGCTGAAGAATTTGACAGAATGTACGAGCAGTCTATTAAAGATCCTGAAGGTTTCTGGGCTAAACTTGCAGAAGAGGAGCTCCACTGGTTCAAAAAATGGGACAAAGTAAGAGAGTGGGAATTTCCCGAGTACAAGTGGTTTATCGGAGGAAAACTTAATATAACCTATAACTGTCTGGACAGACATGTAAAAAACGGTAAAAGAAACAAGGTTGCCTACATCTATACCAATGAAGACAATCAGGAGATAAAAATCACCTACGGAGAGCTCCTTGAACTTGTGAACAAAATAGCAAATGGTCTAAAGTCTTTAGGTGTAAGGAAAGGGGATAGAGTGGTTATATACATGCCCCTTGTTATTGAACAGCTTGCAACAATGCTGGCCTGTGCAAGGATAGGAGCTGTTCACTCTGTTGTTTATGCAGGTTTCAGTGCAAATGCTCTCAGGATGAGAATAGAGGATGCAAAAGCACGGGTAGTGGTTACATCAACATGGACAAAGAGAAGGGGTAAAAAGATAGATCTGAAGTCTGTCGTTGATGAGGCTGTTGATGGTTTAGAGTTTGTTGAAAATATCATCGTTCTGCAGAGAGAAGGGGATGAATTTGAACTGGAAGAAAGGGAGATAGATTTTTATGAACTGATTAAAGACCAGTCTTCAGAATGTGAACCGGAAGTTATGGATGCAGAAGACCCATTATTTATACTCTACACCTCAGGTTCAACAGGAAAGCCTAAAGGTGTTCTTCATACAGTTGGAGGTTACAATCTCTACACCCACGTAACAACAAAGTATGTGTTTGACATCCATGAAGACGACATATACTGGTGTACAGCAGACCCGGGATGGATTACAGGGCACAGCTACATGGTATATGGACCCCTATCTGTTGGAGTAACATCTGTTATTGCAGAGGGAGCTCCAGACTATCCAGATCCGGGAAGATGGTGGTCTATAGTAGAAAAATACAGGGTAAACATATTCTACACAGCCCCAACAGCTATCAGACTGTTTATGAAGTATGGAGAAGAATGGCCTAACAAGTATGACCTGTCTTCTCTAAGAATCCTTGGCTCTGTTGGTGAACCAATAAATCCAGAAGCATGGATATGGTATTACGAAGTAATTGGTAAAAAACAGTGCTCTATAGTAGATACATGGTGGCAGACAGAAACAGGTGGACATATGATAACAACTGTTCCAGCATATCCGCAAAAACCGGGAAAAGCCGGCAAACCTTTCTGGGGAGTTGAGGCAGACGTTGTGGATAGGGAAGGATATTCAGAAGAAACCAACAAAGTTGGATACCTGATTATAAAACAGCCATGGCCTTCAGCACTGAGAACATGCTGGGGAGAACCTGAAAGATTTGAGAAGTACTGGACAGAGATAGACCACTATTACTTTGCTGGAGATTTAGCCACAAAAGATGAAGACGGTTACATAATGATTTTAGGTAGGGCAGATGATGTTATTAATGTGTCAGGACACAGAATAGGAACAGCTGAGGTTGAAAGTGCCCTTGTGTCCCACCCTGCTGTCGCTGAAGCTGCGGTTATAGGTAAACCTCATGATGTAAAGGGCGAATCTATTAAGGCATTTATCATTCTAAAGCAGGGACATGAACCTAATGAAACACTTATAAAAGACCTGAAAATGCACGTCAGACACGAGCTTGGTTCGTTGGCCGTTCCTGATGAGATAGAGTTTGTTGAAAAGCTACCAAAAACAAGGTCTGGAAAGATTATGAGAAGAGTTTTGAAAGCAAGAGAACTGGGTCTTCCATTAGGGGATATCTCTACATTAGAAGATTAA
- a CDS encoding DUF485 domain-containing protein, with protein sequence MNKDELKKILTDSDFQNLVKKVSSISLVFTAAILIIYYAFILLLAYGKEFLGQPLSEGSATTVGIPIGIGVIVAAWVLTGLYVYWANKNYDPMVKLLREKFRR encoded by the coding sequence ATGAACAAAGATGAGCTGAAAAAAATTTTAACAGACTCAGATTTCCAGAATCTTGTGAAAAAAGTAAGCTCTATTTCACTTGTGTTCACGGCTGCTATTTTGATTATCTATTATGCCTTCATACTCCTTCTTGCTTACGGTAAGGAGTTTTTGGGACAGCCTCTCTCTGAAGGAAGTGCTACAACTGTTGGTATTCCTATTGGAATTGGAGTAATTGTTGCTGCCTGGGTACTTACAGGTCTCTATGTTTACTGGGCTAACAAGAATTACGACCCAATGGTAAAACTGCTTAGAGAAAAGTTCAGGAGGTAA